A window from Fragaria vesca subsp. vesca linkage group LG5, FraVesHawaii_1.0, whole genome shotgun sequence encodes these proteins:
- the LOC101304291 gene encoding shaggy-related protein kinase kappa-like — MASAGSSRSVNGFKSSSSSSVDWLGREMLEMRLKDKSDQHPDDDRDSEPDIIDGAGAETGHVIRTTVGGRGGQSRQTVSYISEHVVGTGSFGVVFQAKCRETGEIVAIKKVLQDKRYKNRELQIMQMLDHPNIVSLKHCFFSTSDKEEVYLNLVLEFVPETVYRIARNYSRINQRMPLIYVKLYTYQICRALAYIHNGIGICHRDIKPQNLLVNPHTHQLKLCDFGSAKVLVKGEPNVSYICSRYYRAPELIFGATEYTSAIDIWSTGCVMAELLLGQPLFPGESGVDQLVEIIKVLGTPTREEIKCMNPNYTEFKFPQIKPHPWHKVFQKRLPPEAVDLVCRFFQYSPNLRCTALEACIHPFFDELRDPNTRLPNGRPLPPLFNFKTQELQGIAPDIVNRLIPEHAGKQNLFMALHT, encoded by the exons ATGGCGTCTGCTGGCAGTTCCAGGTCTGTGAATGGCTTCAAGAGTTCGTCGTCTAGTTCTGTTGACTGGCTTGGTAGGGAGATGCTTGAGATGCGATTGAAGGACAAGTCGGATCAGCATCCCGATGATGATAGA GATAGTGAGCCTGATATAATTGATGGTGCTGGTGCTGAAACAGGACATGTAATACGCACCACCGTTGGTGGTCGAGGCGGTCAGTCTAGACAG ACAGTGAGTTATATTTCAGAACATGTGGTTGGCACTGGCTCGTTTGGGGTTGTCTTCCAG GCAAAATGTAGAGAAACTGGAGAGATTGTTGCTATCAAGAAGGTTCTCCAAGACAAGCGTTACAAGAACCGAGAGTTACAGATTATGCAAATGTTGGATCATCCAAACATTGTTTCCCTAAAACATTGCTTCTTTTCAACTAGTGACAAAGAAGAGGTTTACTTGAATCTCGTACTTGAATTTGTTCCCGAAACTGTTTACCGTATTGCAAGGAACTATAGCAGGATCAACCAGCGAATGCCTCTAATATATGTTAAACTTTATACCTACCAG ATCTGTCGGGCACTTGCTTATATACATAATGGCATTGGCATCTGTCACCGTGACATCAAGCCTCAAAACTTACTT GTAAATCCACACACACATCAGCTGAAACTTTGTGACTTTGGGAGTGCAAAAGTCTTG GTAAAAGGAGAACCCAATGTATCTTATATCTGCTCAAGATATTATCGTGCTCCAGAACTGATATTTGGTGCCACTGAGTACACAAGTGCTATTGATATTTGGTCTACAGGTTGTGTGATGGCTGAACTTCTTCTTGGACAG CCCCTGTTTCCTGGTGAAAGTGGAGTTGACCAACTAGTTGAGATCATTAAG GTTTTGGGAACTCCAACAAGGGAGGAGATAAAGTGCATGAATCCAAACTATACTGAATTTAAGTTCCCACAGATAAAGCCCCATCCATGGCATAAG GTATTCCAAAAACGCTTGCCCCCAGAAGCAGTAGATCTTGTTTGTAGATTTTTCCAGTATTCGCCAAATTTGCGATGCACTGCT TTAGAAGCTTGCATTCACCCTTTCTTTGATGAATTGAGAGACCCAAATACACGCCTTCCTAATGGCCGCCCTCTCCCTCCTCTGTTCAATTTCAAAACCCAAG AGCTTCAAGGAATTGCACCTGATATTGTGAATCGACTTATTCCAGAGCATGCCGGTAAGCAGAACTTGTTTATGGCTTTACATACCTAG
- the LOC101304003 gene encoding uncharacterized protein LOC101304003 translates to MKRKRGHKNKKGKAKGPPVVVAGDNDDSGMDVDTPHQDGSIGKAVGRVKVKLMTPKTIESQSDTDKSSQQMLSDSANSSKKPAGSLTIKSSKSLGSTSSQYNKQDLDTALLIIKKVMKMDAAEPFNVPVNPEALGIPDYFDVIDTPMDFGTICTNLELGLKYKNSEDVYKDVQYIWDNCHKYNNKGDYILDLMRRVKKNFAKYWTAAGLYSGPSIGTSGVESSQENISPSDQKKVHMKGSQIKQKARKSHGRRHKSDCLCAICVLKRRRREREENAQIVKSPLGASDNNLSQEFRQEESSHAESPSGENSSSNMDGSLDPNADVQVEETEEAKMGASKQQFGSPSREKQEEEEDDDEEDEEESETEMKDEGNGEGLQQLDKSREEPDVPLQPTISEKLDAGMQTDAQRNASAQHEEGIEADNQEKEAQEIHKKLKASENLQFENPMLVDLCGILFPKNSKSIWNGPHSLVQQRTSHTSSIHAVINMLMK, encoded by the exons ATGAAGCGGAAGCGTGGGCACAAGAACAAGAAAGGAAAGGCTAAAGGGCCTCCTGTTGTTGTCGCTGGCGATAATGACGATTCCGGGATGGACGTTGATACTCCGCACCAAGATGGCTCCATTGGCAAAGCAGTGGGCAGAGTTAAAGTAAAGCTTATGACTCCGAAAACAATCGAATCTCAAAGTGATACGGATAAGAGTAGTCAGCAAATGCTGTCTGACAGCGCTAATTCATCAAAGAAACCTGCTGGGAGTTTAACCATCAAGTCATCCAAGTCACTGGGGTCGACGAGTTCTCAATATAACAAGCAAGACTTAGATACTGCACTCCTG ATTATAAAGAAGGTAATGAAAATGGATGCTGCTGAACCCTTTAATGTCCCTGTCAATCCTGAAGCGTTGGGAATACCT GATTATTTTGATGTCATAGATACACCAATGGACTTTGGAACAATATGCACCAACCTTGAACTGGGTCTTAAATATAAGAATTCTGAGGACGTATACAAAGATGTTCAGTATATTTGGGACAACTGTCATAAGTATAACAATAAGGGCGACTACATTTTGGATCTCATGAGGCGGGTGAAGAAGAACTTTGCAAAGTATTGGACAGCAGCTGGGTTATACAGCGGACCATCAATAGGAACTAGTG GTGTTGAAAGCAGTCAAGAGAATATCTCACCATCTGATCAGAAGAAAGTGCACATGAAAGGTAGCCAAATAAAGCAGAAGGCACGAAAGAGTCATGG AAGGCGTCACAAATCCGACTGCTTATGTGCTATTTGTGTTCTAAAACGCCGTAGAAGGGAGCGTGAGGAGAATGCTCAGATTGTTAAGAGCCCACTTGGAGCTAGTGATAACAATCTTTCCCAGGAGTTCAGGCAAGAG GAATCTTCACATGCGGAGAGTCCTTCTGGTGAAAATTCATCTTCGAATATGGATGGATCATTGGACCCGAATGCAGATGTTCAGGTGGAAGAAACAGAAGAGGCAAAAATGGGAGCATCCAAGCAGCAGTTTGGTTCCCCGTCGAGGGAGAAGCAGGAGGAGGAGGAAGATGACGATGAAGAGGATGAGGAAGAGAGTGAGACGGAGATGAAAGATGAAGGTAATGGTGAGGGACTACAGCAGCTTGACAAATCAAGAGAGGAGCCTGATGTACCATTGCAGCCAACGATATCTGAAAAGCTTGATGCTGGGATGCAAACTGATGCACAAAGGAATGCTTCAGCACAGCATGAGGAAGGAATTGAAGCAGATAATCAAGAGAAG GAAGCGCAGGAAATACATAAGAAACTAAAAGCATCTGAAAACCTGCAATTCGAAAATCCCATGCTTGTAGATCTCTGTGGGATTCTCTTCCCCAAGAATAGCAAGTCGATCTGGAATGGACCTCATTCACTAGTCCAGCAACGCACTTCTCATACTAGTTCGATTCATGCAGTTATTAACATGCTTATGAAGTAG